AGTTGTTCACCGGCCCCGCCCTGTCCAGTAGGCCCGTCCGCGCCGCCAGCGCCGCCGCCTCCAGCCGCGACCCCACCCCCAGCTTCATCAGCACCCGCTGCACATGCGTGCGGGCCGTCGACGGAGCGATGCCCATGCCCGCCGCGATCAGGCGGGTGTCCTCGCCGTCCGCCACCCTGACCAGGACCTCGACCTCCCTCGGCGTCAGCATCTGGAGCAGGCGTTGGCCCTCGTCGTCCGGTTGGGCCGCGGGGTTCAACAACTCGCTGAAGGCGCCCTGTAGCAACTGCGGTGCTACCGCCGCCTCCCCCGCCCTCGCCTTCATGATCGCCCGCTCCACGCCCTCGATGCGCTCGTCATGGCGGACGTATCCCGACGCGCCTGCCGCGAACGCCGCCGCGATGCCCCGTGGGCTCGGGACCGGGCCCAGGACCAGGACCGCCACCTGGGGGCGTTCGCGTTTGATTTTTATCACCGGGTCGAAGATGCCCGGTTCGGCCGGTGTCGCCGTGCCCAGCAGGCATACCTCGGGGGCGCGGGTGATCACCAGCTCGGCCGCGCCCGCCGCGGGTGCGGCGGCCGCCAGCACCCGGTGTCCCCGCAGCTTCAGTGCCGAGGCCAGTGCCTCGGCGAGCAATCGGTGGTCGTCGACCACCATCAGCCGCACTCCCATCGAGCAACCCCCCAGTCCCCCCAATGGATGCCCACTATGGATGCCCACCGGTCCCCAAGAACAGAGGGCCCCCAGCACCCCCGCTCTTCATGCCCCCGGAAGCTACACGCTTGTTCGACGTTGCGCTGCCCCTACCGGAGAGAAGTGCCCCGGAACGACTGACTTTTTCGCATTCCTCGTATT
The nucleotide sequence above comes from Streptomyces sp. N50. Encoded proteins:
- a CDS encoding response regulator transcription factor, which gives rise to MGVRLMVVDDHRLLAEALASALKLRGHRVLAAAAPAAGAAELVITRAPEVCLLGTATPAEPGIFDPVIKIKRERPQVAVLVLGPVPSPRGIAAAFAAGASGYVRHDERIEGVERAIMKARAGEAAVAPQLLQGAFSELLNPAAQPDDEGQRLLQMLTPREVEVLVRVADGEDTRLIAAGMGIAPSTARTHVQRVLMKLGVGSRLEAAALAARTGLLDRAGPVNNSAGPGV